Proteins encoded together in one Terriglobales bacterium window:
- a CDS encoding PEGA domain-containing protein: MSAGLLGIADKDPWDHYLRIEFTNRTDKTISAVKFGVVFVNSLAETERSVYAYTSDANVKPGKTSKPYWGDGVYFNQFGYKMSAGAFVERIMFTDGSLFEGGADNPCVFPQGPYHPAVPTSDISKIRDNSLSAVSSPASANAAAAMGHVVTPQEAAQLVKQRKASVVAVITAPAGADVYVDGNKVGVSPLVFNVLRLPDKEQRTISVKLAGYKEFDKTIIPDGSRVPIGISLEKQ; this comes from the coding sequence ATGAGCGCCGGACTCCTGGGAATCGCGGATAAAGATCCCTGGGATCATTACCTGAGAATTGAGTTTACAAATCGTACCGATAAAACAATTTCGGCCGTCAAGTTCGGTGTGGTCTTTGTTAACTCCCTGGCAGAGACGGAGCGTTCCGTTTACGCGTATACGTCAGATGCGAACGTAAAACCTGGTAAGACATCAAAGCCGTATTGGGGCGACGGTGTGTATTTCAACCAATTCGGTTACAAGATGTCTGCAGGTGCTTTTGTCGAGAGAATAATGTTCACAGATGGAAGCCTCTTTGAAGGTGGTGCCGATAATCCATGTGTCTTTCCGCAGGGCCCGTACCATCCCGCGGTTCCAACTAGCGATATCAGCAAAATTAGAGACAACTCGCTTTCAGCAGTCTCATCGCCAGCTTCGGCAAACGCTGCTGCCGCAATGGGGCATGTCGTCACACCACAGGAGGCAGCGCAACTGGTTAAGCAGCGGAAGGCATCGGTGGTCGCCGTGATTACAGCTCCGGCCGGCGCTGACGTTTATGTAGACGGAAACAAAGTTGGTGTGTCCCCTCTAGTATTTAATGTCCTCCGGCTACCTGATAAGGAGCAGCGCACCATTTCCGTGAAGCTCGCCGGATACAAGGAGTTCGACAAGACGATCATTCCGGATGGCTCTAGAGTTCCTATCGGTATAAGCCTTGAAAAACAGTAA